One Stratiformator vulcanicus genomic window, ATGCGGCGGATGATGCCGCGGCATAGTGCCCGGACGCGTCCGGATTTTTTGAGTCGAGAGTCGAGTGGCTAGAGTCGAGAGTTGAAGCCTTGAGAACAGATCGAAAGCCGTAAGCGCTGCGGTCTTTGCTATTCGATTTCGTCGAGCCGGTATTTCGGTCGGTTGGACCGCTCTTGGCGGACGTTGGCGGTTGCGCGGCGGCGCTTTCTCTGCTTCGATCCGGTGTGCGGGCCGCGGAGGGCGTGGTTGGTGGCCTGTTCGATCCGAATCAATCTGTCGCCCAGCATTTCGACCCGGGTGCGCACGTCGCTGGAGGTCTGCTCCATCCCTCCGGAGATCAGCGTGACCACTCCGAGGAACAACATCATCTGTCCGGCGGTCATCACGATCCAGCCGGTCGGGGCGTAGCCGGCGGGTCCGCCGAAGTAGCTCCAAATGACCAGAGCAGCGCCGCAGGTCAGTCCGAGCGTCCCGCTGTAAGCGAGAACCTGCCCGAGCGTCACCGCCCAGCGGTTTGAAGTCGGCACGGACGTGGCGGGCAGATTCGATGTGTCGAAGTGCGGAGCTTCACTGCGGACATCCTCATATTCGTCAATCCGAATCTGACGGCGACCCCGATCCCGGCGGCTCGTGTGAGGTCCGTGAAGTACCGTCCGGCGGTTCTGGTACGACGCGGATCGTGCGTGATCCACATCCGCCGTTTCGTCTTCGTAGAATTCGGAGTCTTCGAACGACTCGGGGTCCTCGTGGCCGGCATCAGTCCGCAGGTTGCGCCGGACGCGTTGAGATTCACCCGATTCGGACCTTCGGCGAGCCCTCGACGCGAATTTCGGCCCGCGCAGCGTATTGTGTGGAGCCTCGGCTTGCTCGTTCGCTTCGACTTCGTCGCGACCCACTTCAGCGGTGGGAGGATGCGGCTCGGCTGCCGGGTGGTCATCTTGTGCGGGATGGGAATTCTCAGGAGCCGGGCCGAGGTCACTTTCAGCGTCTTGTGATTCAGCGTCGGGATTTTTCGACCCGAATTCGGGGGGTTCCAACAGCGATTCGCCCGACCAGCGTTCGAGCAGCGACCGGGCCTCATCGGTGGACGACCCATGGCCCGCGCGGTCGCTCTCGAGCGATGCGTTGCAGGTGGCGCACCGGAGGATGCGATCGGACGGCGAGTACTCCGCGGCGACGTCGGCTTGGCAGTCCTCACACCACATCAGAATTCTCGGTCAGAACGGCGAAGGGTGGAATCTCCCGCATCGGCCCGCGCGAGATTTTTGATCGGAAGTCGCGACTTGGTGCGCTCAGGCATTTCGAATGCGACCGGGCACCAAGATCGTGCGCAAATGTAGGTTGTGACGGCGTTTGACCACAAGATCGGATCGGCCGGACGCAACCGGCCCACTTCGAAATGAGTGACGCCGCGTCAATCGGTCGCAAGTTCGTCCAATCAAGTTTGTGGACCGATGCGGGGCGTCAGATTAGACTGCGGTGCGCGACGGGGCGGTCGGACGAAGCCGTTTCAGACCGACTCCCTACGTAAGCTATGTGAACACAGACCGTTAGCACCGCGGAACTCCGCGAAGCTCCTTCAAACGCGACCCGCCGGATGACGGAACCTTCTGCCGATCGTGACCGGATCGTAATTACCGGTATCGGACTGACATCGCCGAACGGCAACACGCTGGACGAGTACCGCGCGAATCTGCTCCGCGGTGAGTCGGGCGTCCAACCGTTCGAAACCCGCTACATGCCGCCGGTCATCGCGGGCGTGTGTGATTTTGATGCGCTGAAATACCAGAAACGCAAAGAGATCCGCCGCGGTACGCGCGCGGGCTCGGTGGCCGTCTATTGTGCAAACGAGGCGGTCCGCGACAGCGGTCTTGATTGGGAAAACGTTCAAAAGAACCGTGTCGGCGTCTACATCGGCATTACCGAGCACGGCAACGTCGAGACCGAAAACGAGATCTACGAGATCTCCCAATTCGATTACGACACGAAGGTCTGGTCGCACCACCACAACCCCCGGACGGTCGCCAACAACGCGGCTGGTGAAGTCACGCTGAGCCTGCGGTCGACCGGACCGCACCTCACGATCGGCGCGGCGTGCGCGGCAGGGAATGCCGGGTTTATTCAAGGCGTGCAGATGCTACGGCTCGGCGAGGTCGATCTCGCGATCGCCGGGGGCGTCTCGGAGAGTATTCACACGTTCGGCATTTTCGCGAGCTTTCAGGCACAGGGGGCACTGGCCCATCACGAAGACCCGGCCCTGGCCTGTCGGCCGTTCGACGCGAAGCGCAACGGAATCGTGGTTGCTGAGGGAGGCGGGCTCGTCACGTTGGAGCGGCTCTCAGACGCGAAGGCCCGCGGGGCGAGAATTTACGGCGAAATTGTCGGCTACGCGATGAATTCCGACGCGAAAGACTTTGTGCTCCCGGACCGCCACAGCCAGGAAGCCTGCGTGCGGCTCGCCATGGAGCGAGCGCAACTCGGTCCCGAAGACATCCAGATTGTGAGCAGTCACGCGACAGCCACAGAGCAGGGCGACATCGAGGAAGCCACGGCATTGGGAGCCGTGTTCGGCGATTCTCCGAAGACTCACATCAACAACACGAAGAGTTTTATCGGTCACGCCATGGGGGCGGCCGGTGCTTTGGAACTTCTGGGCAATTTGCCTTCGTTTCAAGACGAGGTGGTCCACGCTACAATCAATCTCGACGAGCAGGACAGCCGGTGTCCGTTGGAGAACGTCGTGGCGAACGAGCCGCGGCGGATCGGGCGGGTCGACCACATTCTGAACAACTCGTTCGGGATGCTCGGCATCAACTCGGTTGTCATTGTCCGTCGCCCACCCGAATAAGTGCAGTTGCATTATCCGCCCTTCCGGCGACAGAATCGCAGTCCGCACGCAAACGGATGCGTCGAGATCCTCGGCACGCATCGAATCCACGAGTCGATTGAGGTCGGAGTCGTACTGAATGAGCCGTGAGCAGATTCGTCAGGTGATCATCGAAATTTTGGAGCGGATCGCCCCGGACGAAGACCTGAGCGACCTGGATGATTCCGTCTCCTTCCGCGAGCAGATGGAACTCGACAGCATGGATTTCCTCGACATCGTCATGGAACTCCGCAAGCAATATCGTGTGCAGATTCCCGAAGAGGACTATCCGCAGCTCGCTTCGATGAACAGCACCGTCGACTATCTGGAACCGAAGCTGGCCGACGTGCAGCCTGCCTGATTCTGTCACGCTCGGCGCAATGTGACCGGCACGAATCCGGGGACCGATCCCGCTGTGGATGATCGATACGACGTCATCATTATCGGGGCGGGGCTGTCGGGCCTCGCCGCGGGCATCCGGCTTGCCTACTACGACAAGCGCGTCTGCGTGCTCGAACGTCACACGACGATCGGCGGGCTGAACTCGTTCTATCGGCTCCGCAAGAAAAACCACGATGTCGGCCTGCACGCGGTCACCAACTGGCGGCCCCCTGGAACCAAGAAAGGGCCGCTGTCGAAATTGCTGAGGCAGTTGCGCATCGGTTGGGAAGACTTCGGTCTCGTCGAGCAG contains:
- a CDS encoding beta-ketoacyl-[acyl-carrier-protein] synthase family protein, with translation MTEPSADRDRIVITGIGLTSPNGNTLDEYRANLLRGESGVQPFETRYMPPVIAGVCDFDALKYQKRKEIRRGTRAGSVAVYCANEAVRDSGLDWENVQKNRVGVYIGITEHGNVETENEIYEISQFDYDTKVWSHHHNPRTVANNAAGEVTLSLRSTGPHLTIGAACAAGNAGFIQGVQMLRLGEVDLAIAGGVSESIHTFGIFASFQAQGALAHHEDPALACRPFDAKRNGIVVAEGGGLVTLERLSDAKARGARIYGEIVGYAMNSDAKDFVLPDRHSQEACVRLAMERAQLGPEDIQIVSSHATATEQGDIEEATALGAVFGDSPKTHINNTKSFIGHAMGAAGALELLGNLPSFQDEVVHATINLDEQDSRCPLENVVANEPRRIGRVDHILNNSFGMLGINSVVIVRRPPE
- a CDS encoding acyl carrier protein, coding for MSREQIRQVIIEILERIAPDEDLSDLDDSVSFREQMELDSMDFLDIVMELRKQYRVQIPEEDYPQLASMNSTVDYLEPKLADVQPA